The genomic interval TATTTCTGAAAGTTGGCTCTCATTTACTGGTATTCTTACACTCATCTCTTTAAGTGTATTATCACCAAATACTATATATGGAGGCACCCCTTCTTCTAAAGCAATTTCTCTTCTTAAGCTTCTTAATAAATCAAACAATTCATTATTTTTAGATACTCTCTTAGCTTTTATCTTTTCCTTAAACATAACTTTTTCATTACCCTTAAGAATATCTATGGAACTTTGATTAAGTCTAACTACAGGGTACTCCCCTATATAATCTATATATCTATGCGAAATTAGAGTGTTTATAAAGTCCTTAAGCCCTTCTTTAGAATAATCCTTCATTATTCCATAAGTACTTAGCTGATCTAAGCCTAATTCAATTATCTTCTTATTTTTTGAGGCCCTTAAAACATCTATTATTACTCCTATTCCAAAGGGTCTTTTCATCCTATAAACACAGGAAATAACTTTTTGAGCATCTATTGTTTTATCAACTAATTCTCCTTCCATTTCACAATTGCTACAATTATGACAGTCTTCCTCTAAGTCTTCTCCAAAATAATTAAGTATAAATCTTCTATAACATCCATTAGAATAAACTAAATCCATCATTGTTTGTAACTTACTTAATTCATTTATCTTTCTTTCAGGATTTAAGGTTCCAGTTTCTATTATATATTTCTGTGTCTGAACATCTCCTGGTGAAAAAATAAGAATACACTCTGATTTCTCTCCATCTCTTCCCGCTCTTCCTATTTCCTGATAATATCCCTCTATGTTTTTAGGCATATTATTGTGAATTACATATCTTATATTTGGCTTATCTATACCCATTCCAAAGGCATTAGTAGCAACCATTACACTTACCTTATCGAAAACAAAATCCTCTTGATTTTTCTTTCTTTCCTCATCTGAAAGTCCAGCATGATATTTTGTGCATCCTATTCCTCTTGAATTTATAAGCTCACATAAGGAATCTACCTCTTTTCTAGTAGCACAATAAATAATTCCAGAAACATCCTTATTTTCTTTTAAATAATCTAATATATAGTGAGCCTTGTTAACTCCCTTTTCTATTATTATTTTTAAATTATCCCTATCAAATCCAGAAACAAAAACCTTTGGATTATTAAGCTCAAGTAATTTTACAATATCTTTTCTAACTTCCTCTGTTGCAGTTGCTGTAAAGGCTGAAACTACAGGTCTTTTTCTTAAAAGATTTATAAACCTTCCAATAAATTTATAACTACTTCTAAAATCATGCCCCCATTGAGAAACGCAATGAGCCTCATCAACAGCCACCTGTGAAATATCTATATTAGAAACTAAATTTAAAAACTCCATAGATTCAAGTCTTTCAGGTGCTACATATAATATTTTTATATGTCCATCTTTAACACTTTGAAATATATTATTTATCTCTTCATTACTAAGAGTTGAATTTATATATGCTGACTCTATTCCCATGCTATTTATGGCATCAACTTGGTCTTTCATAAGAGAAATAAGTGGTGAAATTACAACTGTAACCCCCTCTAAAATCAATGCAGGAATTTGATAACAAATTGATTTTCCTCCACCAGTTGGCATTATAGCTACAACATCATTTCCACTTATAATCTCATTTATTATTTCCTCTTGTCCTTTTCTAAACTCACTATATCCGTAAAAACTTTTTAAAATCTCTTTCGCTCTTTTCAATATTTCTCTCCTTCCAATTTATAAACCAACAAAATTATTTGCTAAATACTACTTATTTTCATTCTCTAAATTAAGTAAACATTCCTTTTTACTTAATCCCCCACCATATCCTGTTAATGATCCATCTTTTCCTATAACTCTATGACAAGGAATTATTATAGGAATAGGATTTTTATTATTTGCTCCTCCTACAGCCCTAACAGCCTTTGGATTTCCTATTTTCTCAGCTATTTCTTTGTATGAAACTGTCTCTCCATAGGGAATATCCCTTAAAGCATTCCATACCTTTCTTTGAAATTCAGTTCCCTTTGCTAAGTCAACCTTTACTGAGAACTCACTTCTTCTACCACTAAAATACTCTTCTAATTCTATTTTACACTTTTCTATCTCTTCACTAATAAATTCTTCTAAACAATTATCATCTTCTACAAAATTAATCTCTACTATATGTCCATCTGACTCTATTATCTCTAAAATTCCTATAGGAGAATTGTAATATCCCTTTTTTATTAAACTTTCCTTCATAAACATCATCTCCTTTTTAATTATTTACACATATTAAACTAAAATTAACATTATAAATATCTAAACATGTATTTATTATCTCTAGATTAATAGTATTCGGCTAAATACATAAATTAATTATACTATATATTTTTCATATAAAATTTTATATATTCTACTAATAATAATTGTTATAACCATAACTCTAATGATTTTAAATAAAACTTCTAAAATATAAAAATAAGGCAAATAATATCTAATATTACTTGCCTTACTTTTATTATTTACCTACTATTAATTTTTAAGCTTGCCT from Clostridium perfringens carries:
- the recQ gene encoding DNA helicase RecQ, with the translated sequence MKRAKEILKSFYGYSEFRKGQEEIINEIISGNDVVAIMPTGGGKSICYQIPALILEGVTVVISPLISLMKDQVDAINSMGIESAYINSTLSNEEINNIFQSVKDGHIKILYVAPERLESMEFLNLVSNIDISQVAVDEAHCVSQWGHDFRSSYKFIGRFINLLRKRPVVSAFTATATEEVRKDIVKLLELNNPKVFVSGFDRDNLKIIIEKGVNKAHYILDYLKENKDVSGIIYCATRKEVDSLCELINSRGIGCTKYHAGLSDEERKKNQEDFVFDKVSVMVATNAFGMGIDKPNIRYVIHNNMPKNIEGYYQEIGRAGRDGEKSECILIFSPGDVQTQKYIIETGTLNPERKINELSKLQTMMDLVYSNGCYRRFILNYFGEDLEEDCHNCSNCEMEGELVDKTIDAQKVISCVYRMKRPFGIGVIIDVLRASKNKKIIELGLDQLSTYGIMKDYSKEGLKDFINTLISHRYIDYIGEYPVVRLNQSSIDILKGNEKVMFKEKIKAKRVSKNNELFDLLRSLRREIALEEGVPPYIVFGDNTLKEMSVRIPVNESQLSEISGVGEKKILKYGEQFLNVIKEYVKVNNIEVQWESGLKINKDELEEKFKKGNGKDGKKKSFEITIDMLREGDKFHTIAKERELSITTVLSHIQQYLEEGNKIDFEIDFDSLFSKREEELVLDAIDKVGYSKLKPIKENLEEDVSYEKIRFIVTKLTINNLRKE
- a CDS encoding methylated-DNA--[protein]-cysteine S-methyltransferase, with translation MKESLIKKGYYNSPIGILEIIESDGHIVEINFVEDDNCLEEFISEEIEKCKIELEEYFSGRRSEFSVKVDLAKGTEFQRKVWNALRDIPYGETVSYKEIAEKIGNPKAVRAVGGANNKNPIPIIIPCHRVIGKDGSLTGYGGGLSKKECLLNLENENK